The window CGACGACCTGTTCGAGATGTACCGCTCCGACCGCGCGGCCTCCGGCGCGCTGAAGGGGGAGGCGCTGGCCAGCGCGCTGGCCGACAACGTGCGGCGCAGCTTCGCCGAGATGGACCGGCTGATCCCCGAGGTGACCCAGGCGCTCGCCCAGGCCCGCTACACGCTGCGCCTCGCCCCCGCGGTGGTGGACCGCGGCGCCTATATCCAGCACGACCGCTCCTCCGAGAGCTTCCGCGATTACCTGCGCCTGTGGAGCCACCGCCGCGCCGAGGCGGGCAGCGGCGGGATGCATTGGGAAGCGAAGATCCTGGTCACCGACAGCCGACGCCGCACGGCGGAACTCGGGCTGGGCGTGGCCGTCGAATGGCCGTCCGCGGACCGTGCGGCCGATTGCGCCTTCGTGGAGTTCTGGACGACCGGCCAGGGGGTGAATCTTCCCTCCGAGGGCCGCAACTTCCAACGCGCCCTGGTCGCCTGCCTGCGGCGGCTGGAGGAGGCGGGAGAGATCACGCCCGCTGGGAAGCGCTGACCGCGGCGGCCGGGCGGCCATCACCTCCCCTCACCGTTCGAACTTTGTCGCCATGATGATCGACGAGGTCGTCCGCTCGATGCCGTCGATGGCGCCGATGCGGTCGATCAGCGCGTCCATCTCCTCCATGCTCCCGGTCCGCACCACGGCAATCAGGTCATGCGCGCCGCTGATGGCGTGGAGCGCCCGCACCTCCGGGATGCGCTTCAGCGCCTGGACCACCGCGGCGGTCAGCTTGGGCGACAGGTTGATGGAGACATGGGCGCGGATCATCCGGCGCGCCGTCTCGTCCGACAGCCGCACCGTGTAGCCGGCGATCACGCCGCGCTCCTCCAGCCGCTGGATGCGGCTCTGCACCGTGCTGCGCGACACGCGCAGGCGGCGGGCCAGCGCGGCCGTGGGCTCCCGCGCGTTGTCCTGAAGCGCGTCGAGAAGGTGCTGATCCAGCTCGTCCATCATATCGCCGGCCTTTCCGTCAATCCGCCGAGCATAACTGGGCGTTTCGTCACCCTGCACCCTGCACATCGACAGGCCGTCCGGTCAAGATTGCGTCATAACGACGCAAACCAGAAAGCAGGGGGTACGGGACGATGCGCGACATTCTTCTGATGGGCGGCGGCAAGATCGGCGAGACCATCGGCGACTTCCTGAAGGCCACGGGCGATTACCGGGTGACCGTCGCCGACCGTTCGGCGGACGCGCTGGAGCGGCTGCCCGCCCACACGCGGATGGAGACGCGCGTGGTTGACGCCGCAAACCCCGCCGATCTCGCCGAAGCGATGCGCGGCAAGTTCGCGGTGCTGAGCGCTCTGCCCTACCACCTGACGGTCGGCGTGGCGGAGGCGGCGCGGGACGCCGGCACCCATTACCTCGACCTGACGGAGGACGTGGCGAGCACGCGGCGCGTCAAGGAGCTGGCGGACGGCGCGCGCTCGGCCTTCATCCCGCAATGCGGGTTGGCGCCGGGCTTCATCTCCATCGTCGCCAACGACGTGGCCTCGCGCTTCGACACGCTGGACACGGTGCGGATGCGCGTCGGCGCTCTGCCGAAATACCCGTCCAACGCGTTGAACTACAACCTGACCTGGAGCACCGAGGGCGTCATCAACGAGTATCTGGAACCCTGCGAGGCCATCGTCGAAGGCCGCCTCGTCTCCGTGCCGCCGCTGGAGGAGCGCGAGGAGTTCTCACTCGACGGCGTGCTGTACGAGGCGTTCAACACCTCGGGCGGCCTGGGCACGCTGTGCGAGACGCTGGCGGGCAAGGTGCGGACGCTCAACTACCGCTCCGTCCGCTATCCGGGGCACCGCGACCTGATGAAGGCGCTGCTGCACGATCTGCGGCTGGGCAGCCGGCGGGAACTGCTGAAGGACATCCTGGAGCACTCGATCCCGGCGACCCTCCAGGACGTCGTGCTGATCTTCGTCACGGTGACCGGGACGAAGCGGGGGCGGCTGCTCCAGGAGACCTACGCCAACAAGATCTACGGGCGGGAGATCGGCGGCACCTTCTACAACGGCATCCAGATCACCACCGCGTCGGGCATGTGCGCCGTGCTGGACCTGCTGGCCGACGGCACGCTGCCGCAGCGGGGCTTCGTGAAGCAGGAGGAGGTGCGCTACGCCGACTTCATCGCCAACCGCTTCGGGCGCAACTACGCGATGACCGACGCGGCCCCCCAGCAGGGCGCCCAGCAGGGGGCGGGGCGCGCCGCCTGAGCGGGCGCCCCATTCCAACCGAGCCGCGCCTCAGATCACCTCGCGGGCGCGGCCCTTGAAGACGGTGGCGGCGATCTTCAGGGCGTCGGGGGTGCCGCGGGCCAGCGCCTCGGTGAAGTGGAGGGCCTGCTTGGCTTGGACCTTCGGCGGCATCGGCGGCTCGTTGGTGTCGACGAGGCAGTCGACCACCACCGGTCCGGGATGGGCGAGGGCGGCGTCCAGCGTGGCGCCGCAATCCTTCGGGTCGGTGATGGTGAAGCCCCGGCCGCCGCAGGCCTCCGCCACCTTGGCGAAGTCGATGGGCTGGAGGTCGCAGACATACTCGGGGTTGCCGAGCATGGCGATCTGCTCCCATTTGATCTGGCCGAGGGAATTGTTGTTGTTGATGATGACCTTGATCGGCAACTTGTACTTCACCGCCGTGGCGAAGTCGGCCATCAGCATGGAAAAGCCGCCGTCCCCGACATAGGCCACCACCTGCCGTCCGGGATGGGCGAGCTGGGCGGCGATGGCGTAGGGGACGCCCGGCGCCATGGTGGCGAGGTTGCCGGACAGGGAGTGCATCTGGCCGCGCCGCGCCGGGATCTGCCGCGCCCACCAGGTGGCGATGGTGCCGCTGTCGCAGGCGACGATGGCCGTGTCGGACAGGCGCTTGCCCAGCTCCCACGCGACGACCTGCGGCTTCATCGGCAGGTCGGGGCGGGTGCCGCGCTCCTCCATCAGCGTCATCCACTCCGCCTTGCCCGCCTGCGCCGTCTTCAGGAAGGAACGGTCCTCGTGCCGCCGCACCCGCTCGGTCAGGATGTCCAGCGCCAGCCCGCAGTCGCCGACCAGCCCGGCCTCCACCGGATAGCGCAGGCCGATGCGCGCCGCGTCGATGTCGATCTGGATGGCGCGGGCCTGCCCCGGCTTCGGGTAATACTCGATGTAGGGGAAGGTCGAGCCGGCGATCAGCAGCGTGTCGCAGGTCTCCAGCGCCTCTTGCGAGGGGGCGGTGCCGAGCAGCCCGACCTGTCCCGTCGTGAAGGGGCTGTCGTCCGGCACCGCGGCCTTGCCCAGCAGCGCCTTGACGATCACCGCCCCCAGCTTGTCGGCCAGCCGTTCGAGCTGGTCGGTCGCCCGCAGCGCGCCCTGGCCGGCCAGGATGACGACGCGCTTCCCGGCGTCGAGGATCTCCACGGCGCGGCGGGTCTGCGCCTCCGACGGGACGGGAAGCTGGGGGGCGAACAGGGCGGTGTTGTGGCCCTTCACGTTGCGCGGCGCCCGCATGTCGGCGCCGATGCCCTGCTCCTGCAGATCGACGGGGATGGTGATGTGCGACACGCCGCGGTGGGCGAGCGCGGTGCGGCAGGCCAGATTGGCGATGTTGCGGACATGCGCCGCCCCCATGATGCGCTGGTTGTAGAGCGCGACGTCCTGGAACACCTTGTCCAGCTCCACGTCCTGCTGGGTGTAGGTGCCGACGAGGTCGTGGTATTGCAGCCCGGTGATCGCCAGCACCGGCTGGTGGTCCAGCTTGGCGTCGTAGAGACCGTTCAGCAGATGCAGCCCGCCGGGGCCGGAGGTGGCGATGCACACGCCCAGCCGCCCGGTGAACTTGGCGTAGCCGCAGGCGGCGAAGGCCGCCGCCTCCTCATGCCGGACCTGGATGAAGCGGATCTCGTCCTGGCGGCGGCGCAGCGCCTCGACGATGCCGTTGATGCCGTCGCCGGGCATGCCGAAGATCGTGTCCACACCCCAATCCACCAGAACATCCACCAGGATGTCGGAAGCCGTGCTCGCCATGAGGGAGTCTCCGTCGCAAACGGTCGTGATGAAGTCGCTCGATCCATCGGCAACCG is drawn from Azospirillum brasilense and contains these coding sequences:
- a CDS encoding Lrp/AsnC family transcriptional regulator; amino-acid sequence: MMDELDQHLLDALQDNAREPTAALARRLRVSRSTVQSRIQRLEERGVIAGYTVRLSDETARRMIRAHVSINLSPKLTAAVVQALKRIPEVRALHAISGAHDLIAVVRTGSMEEMDALIDRIGAIDGIERTTSSIIMATKFER
- a CDS encoding saccharopine dehydrogenase family protein, coding for MRDILLMGGGKIGETIGDFLKATGDYRVTVADRSADALERLPAHTRMETRVVDAANPADLAEAMRGKFAVLSALPYHLTVGVAEAARDAGTHYLDLTEDVASTRRVKELADGARSAFIPQCGLAPGFISIVANDVASRFDTLDTVRMRVGALPKYPSNALNYNLTWSTEGVINEYLEPCEAIVEGRLVSVPPLEEREEFSLDGVLYEAFNTSGGLGTLCETLAGKVRTLNYRSVRYPGHRDLMKALLHDLRLGSRRELLKDILEHSIPATLQDVVLIFVTVTGTKRGRLLQETYANKIYGREIGGTFYNGIQITTASGMCAVLDLLADGTLPQRGFVKQEEVRYADFIANRFGRNYAMTDAAPQQGAQQGAGRAA
- a CDS encoding thiamine pyrophosphate-dependent enzyme; this translates as MASTASDILVDVLVDWGVDTIFGMPGDGINGIVEALRRRQDEIRFIQVRHEEAAAFAACGYAKFTGRLGVCIATSGPGGLHLLNGLYDAKLDHQPVLAITGLQYHDLVGTYTQQDVELDKVFQDVALYNQRIMGAAHVRNIANLACRTALAHRGVSHITIPVDLQEQGIGADMRAPRNVKGHNTALFAPQLPVPSEAQTRRAVEILDAGKRVVILAGQGALRATDQLERLADKLGAVIVKALLGKAAVPDDSPFTTGQVGLLGTAPSQEALETCDTLLIAGSTFPYIEYYPKPGQARAIQIDIDAARIGLRYPVEAGLVGDCGLALDILTERVRRHEDRSFLKTAQAGKAEWMTLMEERGTRPDLPMKPQVVAWELGKRLSDTAIVACDSGTIATWWARQIPARRGQMHSLSGNLATMAPGVPYAIAAQLAHPGRQVVAYVGDGGFSMLMADFATAVKYKLPIKVIINNNNSLGQIKWEQIAMLGNPEYVCDLQPIDFAKVAEACGGRGFTITDPKDCGATLDAALAHPGPVVVDCLVDTNEPPMPPKVQAKQALHFTEALARGTPDALKIAATVFKGRAREVI